A region from the Mesorhizobium sp. J8 genome encodes:
- a CDS encoding SDR family NAD(P)-dependent oxidoreductase — protein MPAMLQDKVALVTGGTGGIGARIVSRLAQQGASVVIGYNSSRQAAEALVSTLAPGDHMVAEAAVTDSGCLARLSNQIEKRFGRLDILVNCAGITRFVPHPDLDSLDDALIDRILSVNVRGVIATTRAVRPLLDRTGDGVVVNISSIAGVTAMGSNIAYCASKAAVDNLTKSLARALAPKIRVVSVSPGVVDTDFIKGRDESWRDEQASRTPLGRLGTPDDVAEAVLAATAQLRFATGVIIPVDGGRPLA, from the coding sequence ATGCCGGCAATGCTGCAAGACAAGGTCGCCCTGGTGACCGGAGGGACCGGCGGTATCGGGGCCCGGATCGTGTCCAGGCTGGCGCAGCAAGGGGCCTCGGTCGTCATCGGTTACAACAGCTCGCGCCAGGCGGCCGAAGCGCTGGTCTCGACGCTGGCGCCTGGCGACCACATGGTCGCCGAGGCGGCCGTCACCGACAGCGGTTGCCTGGCGCGGCTGTCCAACCAGATCGAAAAGAGGTTCGGCCGGCTGGATATATTGGTCAATTGCGCCGGCATAACCCGCTTCGTGCCGCATCCGGACCTCGACAGCCTGGACGACGCGCTGATCGACCGCATCCTCAGCGTGAACGTGCGCGGCGTCATCGCCACGACGCGGGCGGTGCGGCCGCTGCTCGACCGCACCGGCGACGGCGTCGTCGTCAACATCTCGTCGATCGCGGGTGTGACCGCCATGGGCAGCAACATCGCCTATTGCGCGTCCAAGGCCGCGGTCGACAATCTGACCAAATCGCTGGCGCGCGCGCTCGCGCCGAAGATCAGGGTGGTGTCGGTTTCGCCCGGCGTCGTCGACACCGATTTCATCAAGGGCCGCGACGAATCCTGGCGCGATGAACAGGCGAGCCGGACGCCGCTTGGCCGATTGGGCACGCCTGACGACGTCGCCGAGGCAGTTCTGGCGGCCACGGCGCAGCTTCGCTTCGCGACAGGAGTTATCATTCCGGTCGACGGCGGGCGACCTTTGGCGTGA
- the pdxA gene encoding 4-hydroxythreonine-4-phosphate dehydrogenase PdxA, with amino-acid sequence MTATIAITVGDPAGVGPEIALKAGRHFEPQLGAGGFRLRIIGSLAALGEAARSLDLPLPAVAQADEPLGIWPIAGSAATIGQVSAEGGRQAYEAVAEGVRRTMAGEASAIVTAPLNKESLHLAGHRFPGHTELLAALTGARDSAMMLAHGSFRVSHVTTHIALEDVPKRATEPRMRRVLDLTIEALKHLGIAAPRVAIAALNPHAGEGGIFGTHDIRVTEPIVADYRARGHDVHGPVPGDTVFVKMRGGAYDAVVAMYHDQGHIPVKLLGFQIDPRTGEWLGLSGVNITLGLPIVRTSVDHGTAFDIAGRGIARESSLIEAIDYALSLTAEKAA; translated from the coding sequence ATGACCGCAACCATTGCCATCACCGTCGGGGATCCGGCGGGCGTCGGGCCCGAGATCGCGCTCAAGGCCGGCCGGCATTTCGAGCCGCAACTCGGGGCCGGGGGCTTTCGGCTGCGCATAATCGGGTCGCTGGCGGCGTTAGGCGAGGCCGCCCGGTCGCTCGACCTGCCGTTGCCCGCCGTCGCGCAAGCGGACGAGCCGCTCGGCATCTGGCCGATCGCGGGTTCCGCCGCCACGATCGGTCAAGTCTCCGCGGAAGGCGGCAGGCAGGCCTACGAGGCTGTGGCCGAGGGCGTGCGCCGCACGATGGCGGGCGAGGCGTCGGCCATCGTCACCGCGCCGCTCAATAAGGAATCGCTGCATCTGGCGGGTCATCGCTTCCCGGGCCATACCGAACTGCTGGCGGCGCTGACCGGGGCGCGCGACAGCGCGATGATGCTCGCGCACGGATCCTTCCGCGTCAGCCATGTCACGACGCATATCGCGCTCGAAGATGTGCCGAAGCGGGCGACGGAGCCGCGCATGCGCCGAGTGCTCGACCTGACGATCGAAGCCTTGAAGCATCTGGGGATCGCCGCCCCTCGCGTCGCGATCGCCGCGCTCAATCCGCATGCCGGCGAGGGCGGCATTTTCGGCACCCACGATATCCGCGTCACGGAGCCGATCGTCGCCGACTACCGGGCGCGCGGCCATGATGTCCATGGTCCTGTCCCGGGCGACACCGTCTTCGTGAAGATGCGCGGCGGCGCCTATGACGCGGTCGTGGCCATGTATCACGACCAGGGCCATATTCCGGTGAAGCTGCTCGGCTTCCAGATCGACCCGCGAACCGGGGAATGGCTCGGCCTGAGCGGGGTCAATATCACGCTCGGCCTGCCGATCGTGCGCACCTCCGTCGACCACGGCACCGCCTTCGACATCGCCGGCCGCGGCATCGCCCGCGAAAGCAGCCTCATCGAGGCGATCGACTACGCCTTGTCGCTCACCGCGGAGAAGGCCGCGTGA
- a CDS encoding four-carbon acid sugar kinase family protein: MNNGPTGRGVGKQDVLIVADDITGALDTAGYFATPENPIQVWLDRPPAISGGDAIDLDTRDLDEATASRRVAEIFAGRQRGLLSFKKIDSVMRGHPIAEAAAAFRAGRFRRALLAPAFPAMGRVTVDGRQLVLSPEGKAQQVGPALADALSSQGIPAAMLGKGAAPGGFVVADASSDAELADAVAAFGAGEDDLYIGTGGLASVLAGRASPHLQPPAIDLAICGTNHPATLRQIAAVPGLRTLAMDGGSAMQPTPPVALVAPSNAVSVPEARAMIERSLERLVATAPRPRAVLVTGGWTLRLLVRVCAASRLLCQGLYEPGVAMSRMVAGAWNGTAIVSKSGGFGGDDLLARLFALSTRESAQGNPYAGGGN, translated from the coding sequence GTGAACAATGGCCCGACCGGGCGCGGCGTTGGCAAGCAGGATGTCCTGATCGTAGCCGACGACATTACCGGCGCGCTCGACACCGCCGGCTATTTCGCCACGCCCGAAAACCCGATCCAAGTCTGGCTCGATCGACCGCCTGCCATCTCCGGCGGCGATGCGATCGACCTCGACACACGCGATCTCGACGAGGCAACGGCTTCTAGGCGCGTGGCGGAAATTTTTGCCGGCCGCCAACGAGGTCTGCTCTCGTTCAAGAAGATCGATAGCGTCATGCGCGGCCATCCGATCGCGGAGGCCGCCGCCGCCTTCCGCGCCGGGCGGTTCCGACGGGCCCTTCTTGCTCCTGCATTCCCGGCAATGGGCAGGGTCACGGTCGACGGACGCCAGCTTGTGCTCTCGCCGGAAGGCAAGGCGCAGCAGGTTGGGCCGGCCCTGGCCGATGCATTGTCGAGCCAAGGCATCCCTGCCGCGATGCTGGGCAAAGGCGCTGCGCCGGGCGGATTTGTTGTCGCCGATGCCTCCAGCGACGCCGAGCTTGCGGATGCGGTCGCTGCGTTCGGGGCGGGCGAAGACGATCTCTATATCGGCACCGGCGGACTGGCCTCGGTGCTCGCCGGGCGGGCGTCTCCCCACTTGCAGCCGCCGGCGATCGATCTGGCGATCTGCGGGACCAACCATCCGGCGACGCTGCGCCAGATCGCGGCGGTTCCCGGACTGCGGACCTTGGCGATGGACGGCGGCAGCGCCATGCAGCCCACGCCGCCGGTGGCGTTGGTGGCTCCCTCGAATGCCGTCTCGGTTCCGGAGGCGCGCGCCATGATCGAGCGGTCGCTCGAGCGGCTCGTCGCCACCGCGCCGCGCCCGCGGGCCGTGCTCGTGACGGGCGGATGGACCTTGCGGTTGCTGGTCCGCGTTTGCGCTGCCTCCCGTCTTCTCTGCCAGGGTTTGTACGAGCCGGGTGTTGCGATGAGCCGGATGGTCGCGGGCGCGTGGAACGGAACCGCGATCGTCTCGAAATCCGGCGGATTTGGCGGCGACGATTTGCTCGCTCGTTTGTTCGCCCTGAGCACAAGGGAAAGCGCCCAAGGAAATCCCTATGCCGGCGGCGGCAACTAG
- a CDS encoding lactonase family protein, translated as MQSACLVFVGSLNREAPYFQGARGVGLGVYAFDEATLAVQKLAETNEVDNPTFLSVTPDGSRIYANSEVFAWREGTVTAYRFERATNSLAYINKQPSLGSITAHNTITRDGSKLLVANYGMGSGGPDKAVAVFGFAADGGLTAPLASVAHSGTGPNAERQERSHAHSVTETIQGGVAIVADLGIDQLVSYRIGPDGALVKLASSALTPGAGPRHVALHPNGRFVFVMNELDSTVVSLALDQSSGRLEIIDAKPAVPGEARAHNHCADIQISPDGRFLYGSNRGHDSVAIFAVDQQSGKLDPVGFAPCGGATPRNLALTPSGKHLFSANQNADRISIFARDEQSGRLTDTGQAIEIGTPMCVRIIEDPLQF; from the coding sequence ATGCAAAGCGCCTGTCTTGTCTTTGTCGGCAGCCTCAACCGCGAAGCGCCCTATTTCCAGGGCGCGCGCGGCGTCGGCCTTGGCGTGTATGCCTTCGACGAGGCGACGCTTGCCGTGCAGAAGCTGGCCGAGACCAATGAGGTCGACAATCCGACCTTCCTGTCGGTGACGCCGGATGGCTCCCGCATCTATGCCAATTCGGAAGTCTTCGCCTGGCGCGAGGGAACGGTCACCGCCTATCGCTTCGAGCGCGCCACGAATTCACTCGCCTACATCAACAAGCAGCCATCGCTCGGCAGCATCACCGCGCACAACACGATCACCCGCGACGGCAGCAAGCTGCTGGTGGCGAACTACGGCATGGGCAGCGGCGGCCCCGACAAGGCGGTCGCCGTGTTCGGTTTTGCGGCCGACGGGGGCCTGACGGCGCCGCTGGCGAGCGTGGCGCATTCGGGTACCGGCCCCAACGCCGAGCGGCAGGAGCGGTCGCATGCGCACAGCGTCACCGAAACCATCCAGGGCGGCGTCGCCATCGTCGCCGATCTCGGCATCGACCAATTGGTCTCCTACCGGATCGGGCCCGACGGCGCGCTGGTGAAGCTCGCTTCCTCTGCGCTCACGCCCGGCGCCGGGCCGCGTCACGTCGCGCTGCATCCGAACGGCCGCTTTGTCTTCGTCATGAACGAGCTGGACTCGACGGTGGTGTCGCTGGCGCTCGACCAATCCTCGGGTCGGCTCGAGATAATCGACGCCAAGCCGGCAGTGCCCGGAGAGGCACGCGCGCATAATCACTGCGCCGACATCCAGATTTCGCCCGACGGCCGCTTCCTCTACGGCTCCAACAGAGGCCATGACAGCGTCGCCATCTTCGCTGTCGATCAGCAATCGGGAAAGCTCGATCCAGTCGGCTTCGCACCCTGCGGCGGCGCGACGCCGCGCAACCTGGCGCTGACGCCGTCCGGCAAGCATCTGTTTTCAGCCAACCAGAATGCCGACCGTATCTCGATCTTCGCCCGCGACGAGCAGAGCGGCCGGCTGACCGATACCGGCCAAGCCATCGAGATCGGAACGCCGATGTGCGTGCGGATCATCGAGGACCCGCTCCAATTCTAG
- a CDS encoding MaoC family dehydratase — MSAFSPTVGVASTHPADMPEVHAEIPVWNSENWFYEDWQVGHKIRSLRRTISEGESHMFNTLVLDIHPYVQDRMFAEKEGIFGKRLVAGAFVFSAGLGLVATNCLNAFSYGYDKLRFIKPVFIGDTIYSIRTNLDKKPRYQDMGLIRASYEVFKGEGELVLYCEHLQTVKYKNPADFVGKTEK, encoded by the coding sequence ATGAGCGCGTTCTCGCCGACCGTCGGCGTCGCCTCGACGCATCCTGCCGACATGCCTGAGGTACATGCGGAGATCCCTGTCTGGAATTCGGAAAACTGGTTCTACGAGGACTGGCAGGTCGGCCACAAAATCCGTTCGCTCCGTCGCACCATCTCCGAGGGCGAAAGCCATATGTTCAATACGCTGGTGCTGGATATCCACCCTTATGTCCAGGACCGGATGTTCGCCGAGAAGGAAGGCATCTTCGGCAAGCGGTTGGTGGCCGGCGCATTCGTCTTCTCGGCCGGGCTCGGCCTCGTCGCCACCAACTGCCTCAACGCCTTTTCCTATGGTTATGACAAGCTCCGCTTCATCAAGCCGGTCTTCATCGGCGACACCATCTATTCGATCCGCACCAACCTCGACAAAAAGCCGCGCTACCAGGATATGGGCCTGATCCGCGCCAGCTATGAAGTCTTCAAGGGTGAAGGAGAGCTGGTGCTCTACTGCGAGCATCTGCAGACGGTGAAATACAAGAACCCGGCCGATTTCGTCGGCAAGACAGAGAAGTGA
- a CDS encoding CaiB/BaiF CoA transferase family protein — translation MAAENELPLTGLVVVDMSQFLSGPYCSLRLLDLGARVIKIERPDGGDLSRRLYLSDTEIGGDSTIFHAINRGKESLAIDLKNDADLAALRGLIAKADVLIQNFRPGVIERLGLDYEHVRTINPRLVYASISGYGEDGPWVKRPGQDLLAQARSGVMWLNGDEEQGPVPFGLAIADMLAGAACAQGILAKLVRRGITGEGGHVETSLLEALVDFQFEVLTTHLNDGRRLPKRSSFRSAHAYLSAPYGVYPAKDGYLAIAMTPIPKIADLLELPELGPFRDKPTTWFTARDEIKAIIARRIAEKTIDEWLAILEPADIWCAKVLTWPELMENDGFKTLDMLQTVTREDNVSILTTRSPLRVDGARAKVDRAAPRIGEHSEKIRAEFGL, via the coding sequence GTGGCCGCTGAAAACGAACTTCCGCTGACCGGCCTCGTCGTCGTCGATATGAGCCAGTTCTTGTCGGGGCCCTATTGTTCTCTGCGCCTGCTCGACCTCGGCGCGCGCGTCATCAAGATCGAGCGGCCGGACGGCGGGGATCTCTCGCGCCGGCTCTATCTCAGCGACACCGAGATCGGGGGCGATTCCACCATTTTCCACGCCATCAATCGCGGCAAGGAGAGCCTGGCCATCGACCTCAAGAACGACGCCGACCTCGCCGCGCTGCGCGGCCTGATCGCCAAGGCCGACGTGCTGATCCAGAACTTCCGGCCAGGCGTCATCGAACGGCTCGGCCTTGACTATGAGCATGTGAGGACGATCAACCCGCGGCTCGTCTACGCCTCGATCAGCGGCTATGGCGAGGACGGCCCCTGGGTCAAGCGCCCGGGGCAGGATCTGCTCGCCCAGGCGCGTTCCGGCGTGATGTGGCTCAACGGCGACGAGGAGCAGGGGCCGGTGCCGTTCGGCCTGGCGATCGCCGACATGCTGGCGGGCGCTGCCTGCGCGCAAGGCATCCTCGCCAAGCTGGTGCGGCGCGGCATCACGGGCGAGGGCGGCCATGTCGAGACCAGCCTGCTCGAGGCGCTGGTCGATTTCCAGTTCGAAGTGCTGACCACGCATCTCAATGACGGTCGCCGCCTGCCTAAGCGCTCATCCTTCCGCAGCGCCCATGCCTATCTCTCGGCGCCTTACGGCGTCTATCCGGCCAAGGACGGCTACCTGGCGATCGCCATGACTCCGATCCCAAAGATTGCCGATCTGCTCGAATTGCCCGAGCTCGGCCCGTTCCGCGACAAGCCGACGACCTGGTTCACTGCCCGCGACGAGATCAAGGCGATCATCGCCAGGCGCATTGCCGAAAAGACCATTGACGAGTGGCTGGCCATCCTCGAGCCCGCCGACATCTGGTGCGCCAAGGTGCTGACCTGGCCGGAGCTGATGGAAAATGACGGCTTCAAGACGCTCGACATGCTGCAGACCGTGACGCGCGAGGACAACGTATCGATCCTCACCACGCGTTCGCCGCTGCGCGTCGACGGCGCGCGCGCCAAAGTCGACCGCGCCGCCCCGCGCATCGGCGAGCACAGTGAGAAGATCCGCGCGGAGTTCGGCCTGTGA
- a CDS encoding ABC transporter substrate-binding protein, which yields MTWSHPRGYDPMVACSAIWREKTGVSIEWEKRSLQDFESFPVEELARAYDLIVIDHPHVGQITAEKCLAPLDVPGREAEREALARGSVGKSYPSYTWQGRQWAFPIDAATQVQAWRPDLIGAAPSIWTEVLALAEQGRVLLPLRPPHSLMCFYTLAADLGRPCVVDGSADLVDAETGETAFEMLREIAALVDPACLTMDPIAVVEKMAESGSRIACAPLIYGYVPYAVAGFRPHRLAFADMPVVGGNGPMGSALGGTGIAVSAFSAAREAAIDFAYWVASGDVQRGPYAAAGGQPGHAAAWEDDAVNVATGDFYRATRATLEGAWVRPRHDGYMAFQQRASDRINEGLAGRQDAAHVVADINRLFRESFAPAAAG from the coding sequence ATGACCTGGAGCCATCCGCGCGGCTACGATCCGATGGTGGCGTGCTCGGCGATTTGGCGGGAAAAGACCGGCGTCTCGATCGAATGGGAAAAGCGCTCGCTGCAGGATTTCGAGTCCTTCCCGGTGGAAGAGCTCGCCCGCGCCTATGATCTGATCGTCATCGATCATCCGCATGTCGGCCAGATCACCGCCGAGAAGTGCCTGGCGCCGCTCGATGTCCCCGGCCGCGAGGCGGAGCGCGAGGCGCTGGCCAGGGGAAGCGTCGGCAAGTCCTATCCGAGCTACACCTGGCAGGGGCGGCAATGGGCGTTCCCGATCGACGCCGCGACCCAGGTGCAGGCCTGGCGGCCGGATCTGATCGGCGCCGCGCCTTCTATCTGGACCGAAGTGCTGGCGCTTGCCGAGCAGGGCCGGGTGCTCTTGCCGCTCAGGCCGCCGCATTCGCTGATGTGCTTCTACACTTTGGCCGCCGATCTCGGCCGGCCATGCGTCGTCGATGGTTCGGCCGACCTTGTTGACGCCGAGACCGGCGAAACCGCTTTCGAGATGCTGCGCGAGATCGCGGCGCTCGTCGATCCCGCATGCCTGACGATGGATCCGATCGCGGTGGTCGAGAAGATGGCTGAATCCGGCTCGCGCATCGCCTGCGCGCCGCTGATCTATGGCTACGTTCCCTATGCGGTGGCGGGCTTCAGGCCGCATCGCCTCGCTTTTGCCGACATGCCGGTCGTTGGCGGCAACGGCCCGATGGGCTCGGCGCTTGGCGGCACCGGCATTGCCGTCTCAGCCTTTTCCGCCGCGCGCGAGGCGGCGATCGACTTCGCCTACTGGGTCGCCAGCGGCGACGTGCAGCGCGGACCCTACGCCGCCGCCGGCGGCCAGCCTGGCCATGCCGCGGCCTGGGAGGATGATGCCGTCAACGTCGCGACCGGAGACTTCTATCGCGCCACGCGCGCGACGCTTGAAGGCGCCTGGGTCCGTCCGCGCCATGACGGCTACATGGCCTTCCAGCAGCGGGCCTCCGACCGCATCAACGAAGGCCTCGCCGGCAGGCAGGACGCCGCCCATGTCGTCGCCGATATCAATCGCCTGTTCCGGGAGAGTTTCGCGCCGGCCGCCGCCGGCTAG
- a CDS encoding substrate-binding domain-containing protein: MTSLIRGLLAATTLVSMPFAAHAADVKSVIDGLPADLKAQYDGAPQKVLPSAWDNFTPPAKPWKWCHSESYQGNPWRVSVTKELKRLVDGLIADGTVSSFEVSDSNNDPSQQINQIRAFIDKKCSIITSIPGSATALDDAVDAAAKAGIPFVTAAGSVTSPNAINVDSNYARWGYDMMTAIGKAKPDASVLVVEGIAGHPIVVQEKQGADKALAENKGLKVARTVNGNWTANVTKTVVLQAIATNPAPIDAVWTTGSESRVVAEAFAEAGRPAPLITGSITGDALGYWKANPDKYRFEGHAVLPGWTAQTLFRVGERMLDGQKPKLNTLLIPIPPVHAAELDKWYKDCMTPDAVSVFPVPPTDPMPEDVLDAYFSNPAPTKGWDYSKVPDACAK, translated from the coding sequence ATGACCAGCCTGATACGCGGCCTGCTCGCCGCAACCACCTTAGTCTCGATGCCCTTCGCCGCCCATGCCGCCGACGTGAAGTCGGTGATCGACGGCCTGCCTGCCGATCTCAAGGCGCAATATGACGGCGCGCCGCAGAAGGTGCTGCCCTCGGCCTGGGACAATTTCACGCCGCCGGCGAAGCCCTGGAAGTGGTGCCATTCGGAGAGCTACCAGGGCAATCCGTGGCGCGTCTCGGTCACCAAGGAGCTGAAGCGGCTGGTCGACGGGCTCATCGCCGACGGCACGGTGTCGAGCTTCGAGGTGTCGGATTCGAACAACGACCCGAGCCAGCAGATCAACCAGATCCGCGCCTTCATCGACAAGAAATGCTCGATCATCACCTCGATCCCGGGCTCGGCGACAGCGCTCGACGACGCCGTGGACGCTGCGGCCAAGGCGGGCATTCCCTTCGTCACCGCGGCCGGCTCGGTCACCAGCCCCAACGCCATCAATGTCGATTCCAACTATGCCCGCTGGGGCTATGACATGATGACGGCGATCGGCAAGGCGAAGCCCGACGCCAGCGTGCTGGTGGTCGAAGGCATCGCAGGACATCCGATCGTGGTCCAGGAAAAGCAGGGCGCCGACAAGGCGCTGGCCGAGAACAAGGGCCTCAAAGTCGCGCGCACCGTCAACGGCAATTGGACGGCCAATGTCACCAAGACGGTGGTGCTGCAGGCGATCGCCACCAATCCGGCGCCGATCGATGCGGTGTGGACGACCGGCAGCGAAAGCCGTGTCGTCGCCGAGGCCTTCGCCGAAGCCGGCCGCCCGGCGCCGCTGATCACCGGCTCGATCACCGGCGATGCGCTGGGTTATTGGAAGGCCAACCCCGACAAATACCGCTTCGAGGGCCATGCCGTTCTGCCGGGTTGGACGGCGCAGACGCTGTTCCGCGTCGGCGAGCGCATGCTCGACGGCCAGAAGCCGAAGCTCAACACGCTGCTGATCCCGATTCCGCCGGTGCATGCCGCCGAGCTCGACAAATGGTACAAGGACTGCATGACGCCGGACGCCGTCTCGGTCTTCCCGGTGCCGCCGACGGACCCGATGCCCGAGGACGTGCTCGACGCCTATTTCAGCAATCCCGCGCCCACGAAGGGCTGGGACTACTCTAAGGTGCCGGACGCCTGCGCCAAGTGA
- a CDS encoding ATP-binding cassette domain-containing protein, with protein sequence MLEVQGVSKRYGETVALADASIAFRPGTIHTILGENGSGKSTLVKLLSGIVLPDNGAILLDGKAFSGTQPAAFQAAGLATVFQEVLVAPDRSVTDNILLGLDGLWRRGVPRGERRAWAQAALGRFAVTPIDLDRPCGELPLAARQLVVLARAVVRNPRVLILDEVTAALDFADRESVFALMRAMAGAGTLILFITHRMDEVMALSDRISILRAGRVVKTEERGASTPAELLAAMAPQTAAELAHG encoded by the coding sequence ATGCTCGAAGTCCAAGGCGTCTCCAAACGCTATGGCGAAACCGTCGCGCTGGCCGATGCGTCGATCGCCTTCCGTCCCGGCACGATCCATACGATCCTGGGCGAGAACGGCTCGGGCAAGAGCACGCTGGTGAAGCTGCTGTCCGGCATCGTGCTGCCGGATAACGGGGCGATCCTGCTCGACGGCAAGGCGTTTTCCGGCACGCAGCCCGCTGCCTTCCAGGCAGCCGGCTTAGCCACCGTCTTCCAGGAAGTGCTGGTCGCGCCGGATCGTTCGGTGACCGACAACATCCTTCTCGGCCTCGACGGCCTGTGGCGACGAGGCGTGCCGCGCGGCGAGCGCCGCGCCTGGGCGCAGGCCGCGCTCGGCCGCTTCGCGGTGACGCCGATCGATCTCGACCGGCCATGCGGCGAGCTGCCGCTTGCCGCCCGCCAGCTTGTCGTGCTCGCCCGCGCGGTCGTCCGCAACCCGCGTGTCCTGATCCTCGACGAGGTGACGGCGGCGCTCGATTTCGCCGACCGCGAGTCGGTCTTCGCGCTGATGCGCGCAATGGCCGGCGCCGGCACGCTGATCCTGTTCATCACCCACCGCATGGACGAGGTGATGGCTTTGTCCGACCGTATATCCATCCTGCGCGCCGGCCGCGTGGTGAAGACCGAGGAACGCGGTGCCTCCACACCGGCCGAGCTTCTGGCGGCGATGGCGCCGCAAACCGCAGCAGAGCTGGCACATGGCTGA
- a CDS encoding ATP-binding cassette domain-containing protein, translating into MAETKALHVRGLVIAPGVDPISQTIAPGEIVGLAGLDGHGQERFLRALAGLDRPVAGEIAVDGQSGSITSFRKAVAGGIAYLPRDRRSTGIFPTQSVLDNFAISTVSNDRRFGLLSFAARRLRYEAYRQRLSIVAPRPDAAITTLSGGNQQKVLLARALALEPNFLLLNDPTRGVDVATRHVLYDVFRGLAVEGMALVILSSEIEEILLLCHRVLVFREQRVSAEFSGAEMTTDAVIAAMFGRAA; encoded by the coding sequence ATGGCTGAGACGAAGGCTCTTCATGTGCGCGGGCTTGTCATCGCGCCTGGCGTCGATCCGATCAGCCAGACCATCGCGCCGGGCGAGATCGTCGGTCTTGCCGGCCTCGACGGCCACGGCCAGGAACGTTTTTTGCGCGCGCTTGCCGGGCTCGATCGGCCGGTCGCCGGCGAGATCGCCGTCGACGGCCAATCAGGATCGATCACCAGCTTCCGCAAGGCTGTCGCCGGGGGCATCGCCTATCTGCCGCGCGACCGGCGCTCGACCGGCATTTTCCCGACCCAGTCGGTGCTCGACAATTTCGCCATCTCCACCGTGTCGAACGACCGTCGCTTCGGCCTTCTCTCCTTCGCGGCACGGCGCCTGCGCTACGAGGCTTACAGGCAAAGGCTCAGCATCGTCGCCCCACGTCCCGACGCTGCGATCACCACGCTGTCCGGCGGCAACCAGCAGAAGGTGCTGCTCGCCCGCGCCCTTGCGCTGGAGCCGAACTTCCTTCTGCTCAACGATCCGACGCGCGGCGTCGATGTGGCGACCCGGCACGTGCTCTACGACGTCTTCCGCGGCCTTGCCGTCGAGGGCATGGCGCTGGTGATCCTGTCCAGCGAGATCGAGGAGATATTGCTTCTTTGTCACCGCGTGCTGGTGTTTCGCGAGCAGCGCGTGTCGGCCGAGTTCTCGGGCGCGGAAATGACCACCGACGCGGTGATCGCCGCCATGTTCGGACGTGCCGCATGA
- a CDS encoding ABC transporter permease, whose amino-acid sequence MSPVLRKLRGVGFAVVMLVVLLVLNVALNPARFQPSSWGTLLGLAAPLIGAAVASAPVILAGRGGIDISVGPLMGFVNALVIQLLFLNLGISSPLVIVPAALLVGAAVGMANGVLATIVRIQPIVATLGTYLILTGITLTILPAPIGPAPDWLKAMAGPLSIVPLALIGLCWFLVRRTPYYDLLMAVGSDDRAAYTAGVPVTRVRLIAYVLTGIFAAAAGLMLTSLIGSADPNIGPTYTLIAIAAVALGGVSLAGGRGGPGGAAIGAIDIFLLQSLLTTFNVSTYVLQIAYGLILVIAVVLTAVQERLSKRKG is encoded by the coding sequence ATGAGCCCGGTCCTCCGCAAGCTGCGTGGTGTCGGCTTTGCCGTGGTGATGCTCGTCGTGCTGCTTGTGCTCAACGTCGCGCTCAATCCGGCGCGCTTCCAGCCATCGTCCTGGGGCACGTTGCTGGGGCTCGCCGCACCCCTGATCGGCGCGGCCGTCGCCTCGGCACCCGTCATCCTGGCGGGACGCGGCGGCATCGATATCTCGGTCGGTCCGCTTATGGGCTTCGTCAACGCCCTGGTCATCCAGCTTCTGTTTCTCAACCTCGGCATCTCGTCGCCGCTGGTCATCGTTCCGGCCGCGCTGCTGGTCGGCGCCGCGGTAGGCATGGCGAACGGCGTGCTTGCCACCATCGTGCGCATCCAGCCGATCGTGGCGACGCTCGGCACCTATCTGATCCTCACCGGCATCACGCTCACCATCCTGCCGGCGCCGATCGGTCCGGCGCCGGACTGGCTGAAGGCCATGGCCGGGCCGCTCTCGATCGTGCCGCTGGCGCTCATCGGCCTGTGCTGGTTCTTGGTGCGCCGCACCCCCTATTACGACCTGCTGATGGCCGTCGGCAGTGACGACCGCGCCGCCTACACGGCCGGCGTGCCGGTGACCAGGGTGCGGCTCATCGCCTATGTGCTCACCGGGATCTTCGCCGCCGCCGCCGGGCTGATGCTCACCTCGCTGATCGGCTCGGCCGACCCCAATATCGGCCCGACCTACACGCTGATTGCGATTGCCGCAGTGGCCCTCGGCGGCGTCAGCCTCGCCGGCGGGCGCGGCGGGCCTGGCGGTGCAGCGATCGGCGCCATCGACATCTTCCTGCTGCAGAGCCTGCTCACCACCTTCAACGTTTCAACCTATGTGCTGCAGATCGCCTATGGCCTGATCCTCGTTATCGCCGTGGTGCTGACGGCAGTGCAGGAACGGCTGTCGAAGCGGAAAGGCTGA